The genomic window TGTGTACTAAGGGTCAATCCTTTTGTATCAGGCGGAAAATTTTCCATATTTTTTAGATCAAAACTTCTACTTAATTTTGCTGAGTTGGTAAAATTCTTATTAAACAGTGAAAACGAATAACCTATGTAATCATTATAATTTATTTCGTCTGTTGCAGAAGGGGTAAGGGAGTTTTCTAATACCTTTATATATTCCAAAGAATTCCCAACTTCTAAAATCCCGAGTTTAATATCTATTCCAGGTTCTAAAGAATAATCAAAGTATGACTTTCCCATAGAATAGGTTTGATTAGGAATAAAATCTTTTCTATAATTGAATCTTATGCTATCCTCCATATTAAACTTCAGATTAAAAAAATCCTTGTTTTTGATCTCGTAAAGTGTATCTTTGTATGTAAATGTATTCGTGAAAATTATCCTATTTTCAGTAGTTTTAGTTCCTTGGGTTGTATAAGAATAATTAAAATTCCCGTACATTTTAGCATAGGGTTGATAAAAACTGTATTTCCCAGCAAGGTCTATCTCTGTTTCTTTATTATTCCAAATATCCGTTAATGTAAGACCTGTTATGTCTCCGTATGAATGAGAATTTACTTTAATTTTTGACAAAGATATTAAAGATCTTCCATACCTTTTTTGAAAGGCTTGGGATTCAACATTCAAAAATAATATTTCTTCAAATCCTTCAGGATTCCAGTGCACGGATGATTTTATATTTTTTAAGTCTCCAAAACTGGTTTCTAACTTGGGAATGTTTAAAGATAGATCTTTTTCATGTATAAATGGTTCCAATTTAAATTCTAATCTTGATCTTTCATCATATTCAAAAAACTGATAATAAAATCCTAAATTGTCCCTCAATTCATTTGGCATATTTACCGTTGAAAACAAATTCAATCTTCCATACCAAAAAGGGAAAGAATACCTAAAATATGTGGTTTTTTCTGTATCTCCTGTAACCATATCACTGGAAGTATTATACAATAATTTTACCTTAGATCCATTATCAAATTTATAATTAATCTCAGTAGCTAAAGAAAACGCATTGTTATTATAACCGAAAGTTAATGAAAATGGCTCTTCTTCATCTTCGGATAAACTCTGAAAATAAAATGGCAAATATAAAACGGGAACTCCGAAAAAACTCAAAACAACATCTCTGGCGATTAAAAAATACCCAGGGAATATATCAACTTTTCCGGCAGAAAAATAGTATGTAATACAGTCCTCACAAGTGGTTATCTTGGTAGCTTTGCTTTCTATCAAATTTTGTTGCATTGGTTTTTCTATTTTTTCAGACCAGATTCTAACATCTACTTCTTTTATGCCTTGATACTTTTGTATAGTATATGAGTTTAAAAAAATAGCAGAATCTTCATCAAAATTTACCGTTACTTCTGAAGCCTGAATCGATATGTCTTCATACAGATAATTTACATTTCCGTAAAAGGTTGCTTTTTTAATGGTTCCATCATCGTTTAATTCACCCTGAGCAGAATCAGCTTTGATAATAGAACCCTCATATTCTACATAGACTCCATCATACAAATACAATAAATTATCACTTAAAGTAAAAGTACTACTTGTAATGTTAACAGGAGCGGAGTAAAGTGGAATACCTATAAAAATAATGAATATTACTGAGAAAACTCTTTTTATAGGCTCTAAAATTTTGTAGGAAAATCTCGTGTCTAAGATTAGGAATAAAATCAACCCTATACTTCCAAAGATTATATTTGGAATCCATACAGATATCTGTGGATTTATAATCTTCTCTTTTCCTAAAGCAGAAAGCCAAGCTCCAGAACCTTGATAAATTACTACTAGAGCGAATGTTGTTATTACACTCCAAGATTTACTTGTTAAATTTAAGAATAAAGATAAGGCTATTCCCAATATACATATAACTAACGGCGCCAATGAATTAGCGAATTTTGATTGGTAAGAAACAATTAACCCAGAAACATCTAAGCCTAACTTAGAAAATGTGTCAATCTTTTCCTTTAGTTCTTTACTAGTCATTTCGTTGGCACCTTTGGAGAAGTTTAGAAACTCTTCAACATCCTGTTGGATATCCAATTCTAGCTGATCAAAAGTTATATCCAAATCGAGAAAACCATCTTTATTTGTTCTAAACATTCTTCCATTCGACATGTACCAACCGTCTAAACCTTTTTCCGCTTTTTGAGCATTAAAAACTGCGGTGTAATTCTTTTTAACTTCGTACAATAATACGTCATATAATACGCCAGTTTCTCTGTCTATCTGTTTTACAAACAGGTATCTCCCATCTCCAACATCTACAAATTGGTTTTCTTCAATTTGTGTTTCGGGTCTTTGGTAGACATACAAAGCCATTGCCTCTTTAGCTTTATAATTAGAATGGGGAACTATTGTATCAAACAAAACGAAGGTAAAAAAAGAAAGTACAATTGAGATTGTAAGAAAAGGAATAACCAATTTCTTCATAGGTATTCCCAAAGTTTGTAAAGCTATTATTTCATTTCCAGAGGAGAGCTTTGAAATCACCCAAA from Petrotoga sp. 9PW.55.5.1 includes these protein-coding regions:
- a CDS encoding YjgP/YjgQ family permease, whose protein sequence is MGIVAFIVFVSVELLYQLSEIIVRNNVGFSKLLILIWYHLPYFISMGIPVGVLFGIFWVISKLSSGNEIIALQTLGIPMKKLVIPFLTISIVLSFFTFVLFDTIVPHSNYKAKEAMALYVYQRPETQIEENQFVDVGDGRYLFVKQIDRETGVLYDVLLYEVKKNYTAVFNAQKAEKGLDGWYMSNGRMFRTNKDGFLDLDITFDQLELDIQQDVEEFLNFSKGANEMTSKELKEKIDTFSKLGLDVSGLIVSYQSKFANSLAPLVICILGIALSLFLNLTSKSWSVITTFALVVIYQGSGAWLSALGKEKIINPQISVWIPNIIFGSIGLILFLILDTRFSYKILEPIKRVFSVIFIIFIGIPLYSAPVNITSSTFTLSDNLLYLYDGVYVEYEGSIIKADSAQGELNDDGTIKKATFYGNVNYLYEDISIQASEVTVNFDEDSAIFLNSYTIQKYQGIKEVDVRIWSEKIEKPMQQNLIESKATKITTCEDCITYYFSAGKVDIFPGYFLIARDVVLSFFGVPVLYLPFYFQSLSEDEEEPFSLTFGYNNNAFSLATEINYKFDNGSKVKLLYNTSSDMVTGDTEKTTYFRYSFPFWYGRLNLFSTVNMPNELRDNLGFYYQFFEYDERSRLEFKLEPFIHEKDLSLNIPKLETSFGDLKNIKSSVHWNPEGFEEILFLNVESQAFQKRYGRSLISLSKIKVNSHSYGDITGLTLTDIWNNKETEIDLAGKYSFYQPYAKMYGNFNYSYTTQGTKTTENRIIFTNTFTYKDTLYEIKNKDFFNLKFNMEDSIRFNYRKDFIPNQTYSMGKSYFDYSLEPGIDIKLGILEVGNSLEYIKVLENSLTPSATDEINYNDYIGYSFSLFNKNFTNSAKLSRSFDLKNMENFPPDTKGLTLSTQTGLNVFSTQNTIQTRTKFDVSNPDSIIPDNTNVKINNVIGNFTHRSEFDYDHQEEIKVEYIENREIFRYNRNRLRIDYDYYTHKETLKQKIPEIYTNYTFYYDGHKIFGDFDMKEEYTLYDLEINFLEKNSQYSFGLDQTYKVSEYLKTGFDLKNRDKSEFASISFNYDLIDSSWTFSEFEIQKKIVCWTLNIRSKFAVLPEPKIDSFQISFFINYIPDKNISYGDEGFEFGLM